A window of the Proteus terrae subsp. cibarius genome harbors these coding sequences:
- the mobA gene encoding molybdenum cofactor guanylyltransferase MobA, producing the protein MKMKNITGGILAGGQATRMGGADKGLQILHGQPLYHHIAQKLAPQVDSILISANRNLEQYRQSQYPVITDEIEGFSGPLAGMLTLLKQASTPWVAFVPCDVPYFPLNLVEKLYKQRGEALAVYVDDGEREHPTLALLNRRIIPMLEAYLAQGDRKLMLFMKQINAHPVLFADQANAFINLNTPDDIEKANKLEK; encoded by the coding sequence ATGAAAATGAAGAATATTACAGGTGGTATACTTGCGGGTGGCCAAGCAACACGAATGGGAGGTGCTGATAAAGGGCTTCAAATTCTACATGGACAGCCTTTATACCACCATATAGCCCAAAAACTAGCACCTCAAGTTGATAGCATACTGATTAGTGCTAACCGAAATTTAGAACAATATCGCCAAAGCCAATATCCCGTTATTACCGATGAAATAGAGGGATTTTCAGGGCCTTTAGCTGGCATGCTTACGTTATTAAAGCAAGCCTCAACACCTTGGGTTGCCTTTGTACCCTGTGATGTCCCCTACTTTCCTCTTAATTTAGTTGAAAAACTCTATAAACAAAGAGGAGAAGCATTAGCCGTTTATGTTGATGATGGTGAAAGAGAGCATCCTACCTTAGCACTGTTAAATCGTCGTATTATTCCTATGCTAGAAGCTTATTTAGCACAAGGTGATCGAAAATTAATGTTGTTTATGAAGCAGATAAATGCGCACCCGGTTTTATTTGCAGATCAAGCAAATGCTTTTATTAATTTAAATACCCCTGACGATATTGAAAAAGCCAACAAATTAGAAAAATAG
- a CDS encoding YihD family protein — protein MKCHRLNEVMELLHPVWEENSDLNLVQLLQKLADEAGFKGQLSDLTDDILIYHLKMRGSAPTDVIPGLKKDYEEDFKTAILRARGVIKD, from the coding sequence ATGAAATGTCACCGTCTTAATGAAGTTATGGAATTACTGCACCCAGTTTGGGAAGAAAATTCTGATTTAAACTTAGTTCAATTATTGCAGAAACTGGCTGATGAAGCGGGTTTTAAAGGTCAATTATCTGATCTGACTGATGATATTTTGATTTACCATCTGAAAATGCGCGGTTCAGCGCCGACAGATGTGATACCAGGACTGAAAAAAGATTACGAAGAAGATTTTAAAACCGCCATTTTACGTGCTCGTGGCGTGATTAAAGATTAA
- a CDS encoding serine/threonine protein kinase: MEMSASFNFQGLSPDNIWDALVKIGFYPESGLTELNSYENRVFQFMDEHRQRYVVKFYRPQRWSYEQIKEEHEFALALKEAEVSVAAPLMINNETVHFSDDGFYFAIFPSIGGRAYETDNLFQLEEVGRTLGRIHQIGRKKSYEYRPTVSIAEYLIAPKLEFESSALIPNNLKSQFIEVIDKLIYDVRPRIEDSTWQILRLHGDCHPGNILWRDEVVMVDFDDSRMGPAVQDFWMLLNGSRQEQVIQLDTILESYYEYQDFDLRELSLIEPLRAMRMVHYLAWVLKRWNDPAFPRAFVWFKEQDFWFKQLALFKGQVEQLNEPPLQLGPMY, from the coding sequence ATGGAAATGTCTGCCTCATTTAATTTTCAGGGACTTTCACCTGATAACATTTGGGATGCGTTAGTTAAAATCGGTTTTTATCCTGAATCAGGGTTAACGGAATTAAATAGCTATGAAAATCGTGTTTTTCAATTTATGGATGAACATCGACAACGTTATGTGGTGAAATTTTATCGTCCACAACGTTGGTCGTATGAACAAATAAAAGAAGAACATGAATTTGCTTTAGCATTAAAGGAGGCTGAGGTATCTGTAGCTGCCCCTTTAATGATTAATAATGAGACAGTTCATTTTTCTGATGATGGCTTTTATTTTGCAATATTCCCCAGCATAGGGGGAAGAGCATATGAAACTGATAATTTATTTCAGCTAGAAGAAGTAGGACGCACATTAGGGCGCATTCATCAAATAGGCAGAAAAAAGAGTTATGAGTATCGACCAACAGTTTCTATTGCAGAATATCTGATAGCACCAAAATTGGAATTTGAAAGTAGTGCGTTAATTCCTAATAACCTCAAATCTCAATTTATAGAGGTTATAGATAAACTTATTTATGATGTGCGTCCTAGAATAGAGGACTCTACATGGCAAATATTACGGCTACATGGTGATTGCCATCCCGGTAATATATTGTGGCGTGATGAAGTTGTAATGGTTGATTTTGATGATTCCCGAATGGGACCTGCGGTACAAGACTTTTGGATGCTATTAAATGGCTCACGGCAAGAGCAGGTTATACAATTAGATACGATCCTTGAGTCTTATTATGAATACCAAGATTTTGATTTACGTGAATTGTCATTAATTGAACCACTAAGAGCGATGAGAATGGTGCATTACCTCGCATGGGTATTAAAACGCTGGAATGATCCTGCTTTCCCTCGCGCTTTTGTTTGGTTTAAAGAGCAAGATTTTTGGTTTAAACAATTAGCCTTATTCAAGGGACAAGTGGAGCAATTAAATGAGCCTCCTTTACAGCTTGGTCCAATGTATTAA
- the polA gene encoding DNA polymerase I, which translates to MVQIAENPFILVDGSSYLYRAYHAFPPLTNSQGEPTGAMYGVLNMLRSLIIQYKPSHVAVVFDAKGKTFRDELYEEYKSNRPPMPDDLREQIAPLHEMVKAMGLPLLSISGVEADDVIGTLALKAAADGRDVLISTGDKDMAQLVTPKITLINTMTNVILGPDEVKEKYGVPPELIIDFLALMGDSSDNIPGVPGVGEKTALGLLQGLGSLDDIYQQLDNIATLSFRGAKTLGAKMAEHEKVAKLSYKLATIKTDVELDKTFDDLVVNEPNLDQLLDMFTRYEFKRWISDLQNGGWLAQRSTHKIAVPYTSEVVKSKEVPASANFPVITQENYEAVLTHESLARWVELLKKASAFAFDTETDSLNNIDARLVGLSFAIEPGKAAYIPLRHEYLDAPDQLPVNDVLTALKPILEDKNILKIGQNLKFDRGIMENEGIALNGIHFDTMLESYVLNSVGNRHDMDTLAEKHLNHKTTTFEEIAGKGKGQLTFNQIEVEQATLYAAEDADITLLLHQALYPQIEAIESLKHVYRDIEMPLVPVLSRMERKGVLIDAQVLAVQSQEITQRLAEIEKETFALAGQEFNLSSPKQLQEILFDKLQLPVIKKTPKGAPSTNEEVLEELAHSHELPRLILEHRGLAKLKSTYTDKLPLMVNSKTKRVHTSYHQAVTATGRLSSRDPNLQNIPVRNEEGRRIRQAFIAREGFKIVAADYSQIELRIMAHLSQDKGLLDAFAQGKDIHRATASEVFGIPLEEVTSEQRRSAKAINFGLIYGMSAFGLSQQIGVERREAQRYMDLYFERYPGVLDYMERTRKQASEQGYVETLDGRRLYLPEINSKNAIRRKASEREAINAPMQGTAADIIKKAMIAVDNWICSECPDDVHMIMQVHDELVFEVRESYLENANIMIHKLMESSMELAIPLKVEVGVGNNWDEAH; encoded by the coding sequence ATGGTCCAGATAGCAGAAAACCCCTTTATCCTTGTAGATGGCTCCTCATATCTTTATCGCGCCTATCATGCATTTCCACCGCTAACCAATAGCCAAGGTGAGCCAACTGGTGCGATGTATGGTGTGTTGAACATGTTACGTAGCCTGATAATACAGTATAAACCAAGCCATGTTGCGGTTGTGTTTGACGCTAAAGGTAAAACATTCCGTGATGAATTGTATGAGGAGTATAAATCTAATCGACCTCCAATGCCGGATGATTTACGTGAGCAGATAGCGCCTTTACATGAGATGGTGAAAGCAATGGGTTTACCCTTGTTATCTATTTCAGGCGTAGAAGCGGATGACGTTATTGGCACATTGGCACTAAAAGCAGCGGCTGATGGACGTGATGTCCTAATAAGCACTGGTGATAAAGATATGGCGCAATTAGTGACGCCAAAGATCACACTTATTAATACCATGACCAACGTTATTTTAGGCCCCGATGAAGTTAAAGAAAAATATGGCGTTCCTCCTGAACTGATTATTGATTTCCTCGCATTAATGGGTGATTCATCAGATAACATTCCTGGTGTTCCGGGGGTGGGTGAGAAAACCGCATTAGGCCTTTTACAAGGGCTTGGTAGTTTAGATGATATCTATCAACAGCTTGATAATATCGCAACCTTGAGTTTCCGTGGCGCTAAAACACTGGGCGCAAAAATGGCGGAACATGAGAAAGTAGCAAAACTTTCTTATAAGCTGGCAACGATTAAAACAGATGTTGAACTCGATAAAACATTTGATGATTTAGTGGTTAATGAGCCAAATTTAGATCAATTATTAGATATGTTCACGCGTTATGAATTTAAACGCTGGATAAGTGATCTTCAGAATGGTGGCTGGTTAGCACAACGTAGTACACACAAAATCGCAGTGCCTTACACCTCCGAAGTTGTAAAATCCAAGGAAGTACCTGCGTCAGCTAATTTCCCTGTTATTACACAGGAAAATTATGAAGCTGTTTTAACACACGAAAGCTTAGCGCGATGGGTTGAACTCCTCAAAAAGGCATCAGCATTTGCATTCGATACAGAAACTGACAGCTTAAATAATATTGATGCTCGCTTAGTAGGATTGTCATTTGCTATTGAGCCGGGTAAAGCCGCTTATATTCCACTGCGTCATGAGTATTTAGATGCACCAGACCAGCTTCCGGTTAATGATGTGCTCACGGCATTAAAACCCATTTTAGAAGATAAAAATATTCTAAAAATTGGGCAGAACTTGAAGTTTGACCGCGGCATTATGGAAAATGAAGGTATCGCATTAAACGGTATTCATTTTGATACGATGTTGGAATCTTACGTATTAAATAGCGTAGGTAATCGACATGATATGGATACGTTGGCTGAAAAACATTTAAACCATAAAACCACCACATTTGAAGAGATAGCGGGTAAAGGTAAAGGCCAACTGACTTTTAACCAAATTGAGGTTGAGCAAGCGACGTTATATGCAGCTGAAGATGCGGATATCACTTTATTACTTCATCAAGCGTTGTATCCTCAAATAGAAGCCATTGAGTCTCTTAAACATGTTTACCGCGATATCGAAATGCCACTAGTTCCTGTGCTTTCTAGGATGGAACGCAAAGGGGTATTAATTGATGCTCAAGTGCTAGCGGTTCAATCTCAAGAGATTACACAACGTTTAGCTGAAATTGAAAAAGAGACATTTGCGTTAGCGGGACAAGAGTTTAATCTCTCTTCACCTAAACAGTTACAAGAAATTTTATTTGATAAGCTGCAATTACCCGTTATCAAGAAAACCCCGAAAGGGGCACCGTCCACCAATGAAGAAGTATTGGAAGAATTAGCACACAGTCATGAATTACCTCGCTTAATTTTAGAGCATCGTGGTCTTGCGAAACTAAAATCAACCTATACTGATAAATTGCCATTGATGGTGAATAGTAAGACGAAGCGTGTACATACTTCATATCATCAAGCGGTAACGGCAACGGGGCGTTTATCTTCTCGCGATCCGAATCTTCAAAATATCCCAGTGAGAAATGAAGAAGGACGTAGAATTCGCCAAGCATTTATTGCGCGTGAAGGTTTTAAAATTGTCGCTGCCGACTATTCACAAATTGAATTACGGATCATGGCGCATTTATCGCAAGATAAAGGTTTGTTAGATGCCTTTGCTCAAGGTAAAGATATTCACCGTGCCACTGCATCTGAAGTATTCGGCATACCTTTAGAGGAAGTGACCTCTGAACAACGTCGTAGTGCGAAAGCGATCAACTTTGGTCTTATTTATGGCATGAGTGCATTTGGCTTATCACAACAAATTGGTGTTGAGAGAAGAGAAGCTCAGCGTTATATGGATCTCTATTTTGAGCGTTACCCTGGCGTATTAGATTATATGGAACGCACACGTAAGCAAGCTTCTGAACAAGGCTATGTTGAAACGTTAGATGGTCGTCGTCTCTATTTACCAGAAATTAATTCAAAAAATGCTATTCGTCGTAAAGCTTCAGAGCGTGAGGCAATCAATGCCCCAATGCAAGGTACTGCTGCTGATATCATCAAAAAAGCGATGATTGCTGTTGATAACTGGATTTGCAGTGAATGCCCTGATGATGTGCATATGATTATGCAAGTGCACGATGAATTGGTATTTGAAGTGCGAGAGTCTTATTTAGAGAACGCAAATATCATGATCCACAAATTAATGGAAAGCAGTATGGAATTAGCTATTCCGTTAAAAGTTGAAGTGGGTGTCGGTAATAATTGGGATGAAGCACACTAG
- the dsbA gene encoding thiol:disulfide interchange protein DsbA: MKKIWLALASMVLAFSVSAADISEGKQFTNLSKPVASAPDVVEFFSFYCPHCYQFSEVYKVNSTVEKNAPENTNIVRYHVDFLGPLGKDLTRSWAVAMALGVEDQVSPVLFKGIQETQSIRSVDDIRNAFINAGVKGEDYDAAMNSFVVNSLVSQQQNAVADFQINGVPAMIIGGKYKMKNDGISAKSPEEYAKTYSDIVNQLLLKK; encoded by the coding sequence ATGAAAAAGATTTGGCTGGCGTTAGCAAGTATGGTATTGGCATTCAGTGTTTCTGCTGCTGATATTTCTGAAGGGAAACAGTTTACTAACCTTTCTAAACCTGTTGCTTCGGCGCCTGATGTTGTTGAGTTTTTCTCTTTTTATTGCCCACACTGCTATCAATTCTCTGAAGTGTATAAAGTTAATAGCACTGTTGAAAAGAATGCACCTGAAAACACCAATATTGTCCGCTATCATGTTGATTTCTTAGGGCCTTTAGGTAAGGATTTAACACGTTCTTGGGCTGTTGCAATGGCATTGGGTGTTGAAGATCAAGTTTCTCCAGTTTTATTTAAAGGAATTCAAGAGACTCAATCTATCCGTTCTGTTGACGATATCCGTAATGCCTTTATTAACGCTGGCGTTAAAGGCGAAGATTATGATGCTGCAATGAATAGCTTTGTGGTGAATTCTTTAGTTAGCCAACAACAAAATGCTGTCGCTGATTTTCAAATCAATGGTGTTCCTGCCATGATAATTGGCGGTAAATATAAAATGAAAAATGATGGTATCAGTGCAAAATCACCTGAAGAGTATGCAAAAACATATTCTGATATTGTGAATCAATTATTGCTGAAAAAATAA